In Halopseudomonas xinjiangensis, a single genomic region encodes these proteins:
- a CDS encoding phosphotransferase codes for MSEATLIDVLPAHRFDEAKLAAYLKGRIPGAENGMTVQQFQGGQSNPTYLVEIGGKRYVLRKKPPGKLLPSAHMVEREFQVINALGQTDVPVPTARLLCEDPDVIGTAFYIMDHVEGRVYSQPLLPDVAIEQRMPIHRSMIQTMAQLHNVDWKAVGLETYGKAEGYVPRQIKRWSGQFEASRTGDMPSMDALMAWLPENAPNDDQTTIAHGDFRIGNLILHPDEPKVVAILDWELATLGHPLSDLAYCCLPYHQPASAEGMRGMQGLDLKARNIPEEQQVLDWYCEFTGRSEVPDWNFFLAFSLFRLAAILQGVYHRALQGNASNADALEVGKRASLLADIGWSIAQRK; via the coding sequence ATGAGCGAAGCCACCCTGATTGATGTGTTGCCCGCGCACCGCTTCGACGAAGCGAAGCTGGCGGCCTACCTCAAGGGACGTATCCCCGGCGCCGAGAACGGCATGACAGTGCAGCAGTTCCAGGGCGGTCAATCCAACCCGACCTATCTGGTCGAAATCGGCGGCAAGCGCTATGTACTGCGCAAGAAGCCACCGGGAAAACTGCTCCCCTCGGCGCATATGGTCGAGCGCGAGTTTCAGGTAATCAACGCGCTGGGCCAGACTGATGTACCGGTCCCCACCGCCCGCCTGCTATGCGAAGACCCCGACGTTATCGGCACCGCGTTCTACATCATGGATCATGTCGAAGGTCGGGTTTACTCGCAGCCGCTGCTGCCCGATGTCGCCATCGAGCAGCGCATGCCGATCCACAGGTCGATGATCCAGACCATGGCCCAGTTGCATAATGTCGACTGGAAAGCAGTCGGCCTGGAAACCTACGGCAAGGCCGAAGGTTATGTGCCACGCCAGATCAAGCGCTGGAGTGGCCAGTTCGAAGCCAGCCGCACCGGCGACATGCCCTCCATGGATGCGCTGATGGCCTGGCTGCCTGAAAACGCCCCCAACGATGATCAGACCACCATCGCCCACGGCGACTTCCGCATTGGCAACTTGATCCTCCATCCGGACGAGCCGAAGGTCGTGGCGATTCTCGATTGGGAACTGGCGACCCTTGGCCATCCCCTGTCCGACCTGGCCTACTGCTGCCTCCCCTATCACCAGCCGGCCAGTGCCGAAGGCATGCGCGGCATGCAGGGCCTGGACCTGAAGGCGCGCAACATTCCCGAAGAACAGCAGGTGCTGGACTGGTATTGCGAGTTCACTGGCCGCAGCGAAGTGCCGGACTGGAACTTCTTCCTGGCTTTCTCGCTATTCCGCCTGGCCGCGATCCTTCAGGGGGTCTACCACCGGGCACTGCAGGGTAACGCGAGCAATGCCGACGCGCTGGAAGTTGGCAAGCGGGCCAGCCTGCTGGCTGACATCGGCTGGTCCATCGCCCAGCGCAAGTAA
- a CDS encoding acyl-CoA dehydrogenase family protein — protein sequence MFELSPRIQELKQQVEAFMDEHIYPNEGTFYEQVKQNKWGHPPILEELKKKAKSQGLWNMFLPHSERGAGLSNEEYAHICEILGRVSFAGEVFNCNAPDTGNMETIERYGNEEQKEKWLKPLLAGEIRSCFSMTEPDVASSDATNIECEIRREGDEYVINGTKWWSSGAMNEHCKIAIVMGKTDPNAPKHLQQSMILVPLDAPGVTIVRDLHVFGYDHAPHGHAEIRYENVRVPASNILLGEGRGFEIAQGRLGPGRIHHCMRAIGQAERALEAMCRRAAERVAFGKPLYRLGSVPEAIAKSRCEIDQARLLTLHAARSMDQHGNKVARQQIAMIKAVAPTMLCNVIDRAIQIHGAKGVCQDSFLASAYAKARTLRLADGPDEVHLNTIAKLEMGRYL from the coding sequence ATGTTCGAACTCAGCCCCCGCATCCAGGAACTCAAGCAGCAAGTCGAAGCCTTCATGGATGAACACATTTATCCTAACGAAGGCACCTTCTACGAGCAGGTCAAACAGAACAAATGGGGACACCCGCCGATCCTGGAAGAACTGAAGAAGAAGGCCAAGAGCCAGGGCCTGTGGAACATGTTCCTGCCCCATTCAGAGCGCGGCGCTGGTTTGTCGAACGAGGAATACGCACACATCTGCGAGATCCTCGGTCGCGTTTCCTTTGCAGGTGAAGTCTTCAACTGCAACGCGCCAGACACCGGCAACATGGAAACCATCGAGCGCTACGGTAACGAAGAGCAGAAAGAGAAGTGGCTCAAGCCGCTGCTGGCTGGCGAAATCCGCTCCTGCTTTTCGATGACCGAGCCTGACGTCGCCTCCTCCGACGCCACCAACATCGAGTGCGAAATCCGCCGCGAAGGCGACGAGTACGTGATCAACGGCACCAAGTGGTGGTCGTCCGGAGCCATGAACGAGCACTGCAAGATCGCCATCGTCATGGGCAAGACCGATCCGAACGCACCCAAGCACCTGCAGCAGAGCATGATCCTGGTTCCGCTGGATGCGCCTGGTGTCACCATCGTTCGCGACCTGCACGTGTTCGGTTACGACCATGCACCGCACGGCCATGCCGAAATCCGCTACGAGAACGTCCGAGTCCCGGCTTCCAACATCCTGCTGGGTGAAGGCCGCGGCTTCGAAATTGCCCAGGGTCGCCTCGGGCCAGGCCGCATCCACCATTGCATGCGCGCCATCGGCCAGGCCGAGCGTGCGCTGGAAGCCATGTGCCGCCGCGCTGCCGAGCGTGTTGCCTTCGGCAAGCCGCTGTACCGTCTGGGTAGCGTGCCGGAAGCCATCGCCAAGTCGCGCTGTGAAATCGACCAGGCTCGCCTGCTGACTCTGCATGCTGCGCGCAGCATGGACCAGCATGGCAACAAGGTCGCTCGTCAGCAGATCGCCATGATCAAGGCGGTTGCGCCGACCATGCTGTGCAACGTGATCGATCGTGCCATCCAGATTCACGGTGCCAAGGGTGTCTGCCAGGACTCGTTCCTCGCCTCCGCCTACGCCAAGGCCCGCACCCTGCGCCTGGCTGACGGTCCGGACGAAGTGCACCTGAACACCATCGCCAAGCTGGAAATGGGGCGTTATCTCTAA
- a CDS encoding AraC family transcriptional regulator, with translation MPIEGRKAAPTSRVRERSFWVTLVNQALRQYGMSLQDSSVAQNLIHAAREQTGFVEQGSCSLIWAEAARLADDPLFGLRAHRLFCPTPLNAIGLTTLASRDLGSALTNLVRFFPIVSTQVKLELRTLDDLVHLHLLPQGEPHPQHMEAVMGYLGRLFQQLDQDNRELVLCAQLARPAVDMAECSRLLAARQLVAGDGYSFSLARDMLALPLATADTFLLPRFLDSMEELLANLPSTDLVEQVKRRIHLLLGTGEITVDRVATPLNISPRHLRRKLNQEGTSYEQLVDEVRRESAVRLISEGQLSLTSIAYELGFLDPSSFTRAFRRWTDMSPTAFRRQTLKTTI, from the coding sequence ATGCCTATAGAAGGTCGCAAAGCCGCGCCGACTTCCCGGGTGCGAGAAAGGTCATTCTGGGTGACCCTGGTTAACCAGGCCCTCCGGCAGTACGGCATGTCCTTGCAGGACTCCAGCGTTGCGCAGAATCTGATTCATGCTGCTCGGGAGCAAACGGGCTTCGTCGAACAGGGCTCGTGCTCGCTGATCTGGGCTGAAGCGGCGCGGCTGGCTGATGATCCGCTGTTCGGACTACGCGCGCATCGCCTGTTCTGCCCCACTCCGCTCAATGCGATCGGTCTGACCACGCTGGCGAGCCGGGACCTGGGATCGGCACTGACGAACCTCGTTCGCTTCTTTCCTATCGTCAGCACCCAGGTCAAATTGGAACTGCGTACGCTCGACGATCTGGTACACCTTCATCTGTTACCGCAGGGCGAGCCACACCCGCAGCATATGGAAGCGGTCATGGGCTACCTGGGCCGGCTGTTTCAACAATTGGATCAGGACAATCGGGAACTGGTGCTTTGTGCGCAGTTGGCGCGCCCGGCGGTGGATATGGCGGAGTGTTCGCGTCTGCTGGCAGCGCGCCAACTCGTCGCCGGAGACGGCTACAGTTTTTCCTTGGCCAGAGACATGCTTGCGTTGCCGCTCGCCACAGCGGATACCTTCCTGTTACCGCGGTTTCTCGACTCGATGGAGGAACTGCTCGCCAATCTCCCGAGTACCGACCTGGTTGAACAGGTGAAGCGGCGGATTCATCTGCTGCTGGGCACCGGCGAGATTACCGTCGACCGGGTGGCGACGCCGTTGAACATCAGCCCCCGGCACCTGCGGCGCAAATTGAATCAGGAAGGCACCTCTTACGAACAGCTTGTCGATGAGGTACGCAGGGAATCAGCGGTTCGTCTGATCAGCGAAGGGCAGCTATCGTTGACCAGCATCGCCTACGAACTGGGCTTTCTCGACCCAAGCAGCTTCACTCGAGCCTTTCGCCGCTGGACCGACATGAGCCCGACGGCATTCCGCCGCCAGACGCTCAAGACGACCATCTGA
- a CDS encoding SLC5/6 family protein yields MSGSLGVFFWGFLLAYGGLMYWLSPRTVTAGGFFNGEDSQGRSASPWLLTTSIFISWIFAKSVTNAANLGAEFGLVGGLAYATYWLSIPLCGLVIYRLRRRFAATSLVGFLTSNYGRAAALAFSAAILIRLFNEVWSNTAVVGGYYGEPGTAPFVISALLFTAVTLAYSMRGGLRSSILTDAAQAGIFVIALVCVLGLVLPQHSVAELTSTSSWTLNAGVDLLLVACLQLVSYPFHDPVLTDRGFISQEASMLRAFTVAGVLGFFAILAFSLIGVHADLTGIGASSNVPAALARSLGIGALLVMTIVMISAAGSTLDSTFSSLARLTGRELPALAGRDLGTRAVGLGMFAMAVFALLGNLPMLAGTDILKATTISGTMVMGLAPVFVLHGLVRPSALAFHLSFWTGLALGVALTLGWVPASWAIGDGKYALLLGTNLYGLLICTTLYLLAGRVNRQ; encoded by the coding sequence ATGTCCGGTTCGCTGGGCGTGTTTTTCTGGGGGTTTCTGCTTGCTTATGGTGGGCTGATGTATTGGCTGTCGCCGCGCACTGTCACCGCTGGCGGGTTCTTCAATGGCGAGGACAGCCAAGGCAGGAGCGCATCGCCGTGGCTACTGACCACCAGTATCTTCATCAGCTGGATCTTTGCCAAGTCGGTCACCAATGCAGCCAATCTGGGCGCGGAGTTCGGCCTGGTTGGCGGGCTTGCCTACGCCACCTACTGGCTATCCATACCCCTTTGCGGGCTGGTGATCTATCGGCTGCGTCGTCGTTTTGCCGCAACCAGCCTGGTCGGTTTTCTCACCAGTAATTATGGCCGCGCTGCGGCGCTGGCCTTCTCCGCTGCGATACTCATCCGCCTGTTCAACGAAGTCTGGAGCAACACGGCGGTGGTCGGCGGCTACTACGGCGAGCCCGGCACCGCGCCCTTCGTCATCTCCGCGCTGCTGTTCACTGCCGTCACGCTTGCCTACAGCATGCGCGGAGGGCTTCGTAGCTCGATACTGACCGATGCGGCCCAGGCCGGCATTTTCGTCATCGCCCTGGTATGCGTGCTGGGCCTGGTCTTGCCGCAGCACTCGGTAGCGGAACTCACCAGCACCAGTTCCTGGACACTAAACGCTGGCGTCGATCTGTTGCTGGTGGCCTGCCTGCAACTGGTGAGTTATCCGTTTCACGACCCAGTACTGACCGACCGCGGCTTTATCAGCCAGGAGGCCAGCATGCTTCGCGCCTTTACCGTCGCCGGCGTGCTCGGCTTTTTCGCCATCCTGGCGTTCAGCCTGATCGGCGTCCACGCGGATCTGACGGGTATTGGCGCCTCGTCCAACGTGCCCGCCGCGTTGGCCCGCTCTCTGGGCATCGGCGCGCTGCTGGTCATGACTATCGTGATGATATCCGCCGCCGGCTCGACGCTGGACTCGACCTTCTCCAGCCTGGCCCGACTGACCGGGCGCGAACTGCCCGCACTGGCGGGCCGCGATCTCGGCACCCGCGCGGTGGGCCTGGGCATGTTCGCGATGGCCGTATTCGCCCTGCTGGGCAACCTGCCGATGCTCGCCGGAACCGACATCCTCAAAGCCACCACCATCAGCGGCACCATGGTGATGGGCCTTGCTCCGGTGTTCGTACTGCACGGCCTGGTTCGCCCAAGCGCGCTCGCCTTTCATCTCAGCTTCTGGACCGGTCTTGCTCTGGGCGTTGCGCTCACGCTCGGCTGGGTGCCCGCAAGCTGGGCAATCGGTGACGGCAAATACGCGCTGCTGCTCGGCACCAACCTGTACGGCTTGTTGATCTGCACCACGTTGTACTTGCTGGCTGGCAGGGTGAATCGTCAATGA
- a CDS encoding TIGR04283 family arsenosugar biosynthesis glycosyltransferase encodes MKLSVIIPTLNEQATLERTLTALQRWRDELELIVVDGGSTDRTRDIAEPLVDHVHRAPLGRARQMNLGAELASGDALLFLHADTFLPPGFLPLIRQALADETHLWGRFDLSFEPSNRRLGLVAWMVNRRSRLTHVCTGDQGIFVRTQVFRDFGGFRNIPLMEDIEFSRRLRYLTPPACLDAKVVTSSRRWMEEGVLRTIVLMWWLRLLYWLGVSPERLVRIYYPGHSEQA; translated from the coding sequence TTGAAGCTCTCGGTCATCATTCCAACACTGAATGAGCAGGCCACGCTGGAACGCACGCTGACGGCGCTTCAGCGCTGGCGTGACGAACTTGAACTGATCGTGGTGGATGGTGGCAGCACGGACCGCACCCGAGACATTGCCGAGCCCCTTGTAGATCACGTGCATCGGGCGCCACTGGGCCGGGCCCGCCAGATGAACCTGGGAGCCGAACTCGCCAGCGGCGACGCGCTGCTCTTCCTGCATGCCGATACTTTCCTGCCACCGGGTTTTCTTCCGCTGATTCGTCAGGCCCTGGCTGACGAGACGCATCTATGGGGCCGCTTCGACCTGTCATTCGAACCCAGCAATCGGCGGCTGGGTCTGGTGGCGTGGATGGTCAACCGCCGGTCGCGCCTGACGCATGTGTGTACCGGAGACCAGGGCATTTTCGTCCGCACCCAGGTCTTCCGCGATTTCGGTGGATTTCGCAACATTCCCTTGATGGAAGATATCGAGTTCAGCCGCCGCCTGCGTTATCTGACGCCTCCAGCTTGCCTGGACGCGAAAGTCGTCACCTCAAGTCGCCGGTGGATGGAAGAAGGTGTATTGCGCACCATCGTGCTGATGTGGTGGCTGCGGTTGCTGTACTGGCTCGGCGTGTCGCCGGAACGGCTGGTGCGCATCTACTATCCAGGGCATTCGGAACAGGCATGA
- a CDS encoding SDR family NAD(P)-dependent oxidoreductase: protein MSKLFDLTGKVAIITGSTKGIGKSIAEEYAKAGAKVVISSRKADACEQVANELKEQGFDALPVSCHVGDKAQLQNLVDKTLEKWGRIDILVCNAATNPVYGPTHDVSDEAFDKIMGTNVKGTFWLCNMTIPHMVKQGGGSIVLLSSIAGIRASANIGVYGMSKAAEAGLARNLSLEWGPKNIRVNSIAPGLIRTDFAQALLDDPDRLKRVEEKLPLRRVGEPVDIAGVALFLGSAAGAYVTGQTIVADGGDTIT, encoded by the coding sequence ATGAGCAAACTATTTGACCTGACCGGCAAGGTCGCGATCATCACTGGCTCGACCAAGGGCATCGGCAAATCGATTGCCGAAGAATATGCCAAGGCCGGCGCCAAGGTGGTCATCTCCAGCCGCAAGGCCGATGCCTGCGAGCAGGTAGCCAACGAACTGAAAGAACAGGGTTTCGATGCCCTTCCCGTCTCCTGCCACGTCGGTGACAAGGCTCAATTGCAGAACCTGGTCGACAAGACGCTGGAGAAGTGGGGTCGCATCGACATCCTCGTTTGCAACGCCGCGACCAACCCGGTCTACGGCCCGACGCATGATGTCAGCGACGAAGCCTTCGACAAGATCATGGGCACCAACGTCAAAGGCACCTTCTGGCTGTGCAACATGACCATCCCGCACATGGTCAAGCAGGGCGGTGGCTCCATCGTGCTGCTGTCGAGTATCGCCGGCATCCGCGCCAGCGCCAACATCGGCGTGTACGGCATGTCCAAGGCGGCCGAGGCTGGTCTGGCACGCAATCTGTCGCTGGAGTGGGGCCCGAAGAACATTCGCGTCAACTCCATCGCCCCCGGCCTGATTCGGACCGATTTCGCCCAGGCACTTCTGGATGATCCGGACCGCCTCAAGCGCGTGGAAGAAAAGCTGCCGCTGCGCCGGGTTGGCGAGCCGGTGGATATCGCAGGCGTGGCGCTGTTCCTCGGTTCGGCTGCCGGGGCATATGTCACCGGCCAGACCATCGTCGCCGACGGCGGCGATACCATCACCTGA
- a CDS encoding TIGR04282 family arsenosugar biosynthesis glycosyltransferase translates to MTRPLLIFAKAPVAGTVKTRLMPALGPDGARDLYIELFELTLRQTAGWPGERYLYCAPDDLHPFFIDAAQRHRLHRRTQRDGDLGARMLGAMEGHPAGALLIGTDCPDLGLDHLQQAAEALADHDVAVLPSEDGGYVLIGQSRPHSAPFSAMTWSHAEVMNDTRQRIGDAGLSLWVGPTLWDIDEPEDLERYRALRCDQP, encoded by the coding sequence ATGACTCGCCCGTTGCTCATTTTCGCCAAGGCCCCGGTGGCTGGCACGGTGAAGACCCGACTGATGCCCGCTTTGGGCCCGGACGGCGCGCGAGACCTCTATATCGAGCTATTCGAACTTACCCTGCGACAGACCGCCGGCTGGCCGGGCGAGCGCTACCTGTACTGCGCGCCGGATGATTTACATCCTTTCTTTATCGACGCGGCGCAGCGGCATAGGCTGCATCGTCGCACTCAGCGCGATGGTGATCTCGGTGCACGAATGCTGGGCGCGATGGAGGGCCATCCCGCCGGTGCCTTGCTGATTGGCACCGACTGCCCTGACCTGGGGCTGGACCATCTTCAGCAGGCCGCCGAGGCTCTCGCCGATCATGACGTCGCTGTGCTTCCGAGTGAAGATGGCGGGTATGTGCTTATTGGCCAGAGCAGACCACATTCGGCGCCGTTCAGCGCGATGACCTGGAGCCACGCCGAGGTGATGAACGATACCCGGCAACGGATCGGCGATGCGGGCCTTTCTCTCTGGGTCGGCCCGACTCTGTGGGATATCGACGAGCCAGAGGATCTGGAACGGTATCGCGCGCTCCGCTGCGATCAGCCGTGA
- a CDS encoding FAD-dependent oxidoreductase: MKATRWILLSVIAVLIVLFIAFDVHEYLRLEALKAHQAELESWVAERPWTSAGVFMAIYVLVTALSLPGAAVMTLVGGALFGLGWGLLLVSFASTVGATLAMLISRFFLRGWVSQRFGRQLEPIDRGIERDGAFYLFALRLVPAFPFFIINLAMGLTGIRVRTFWWVSQLGMLPGTLVYVNAGRELAQVESLGGILSPGLIGAFVLLGLFPLVARKILDWVKARRVYRGWRKPERFDRNLVVIGAGSGGLVSAYIAAAVKAQVSLVEKNEMGGDCLNTGCVPSKTLIRSARLAADIKRAHRLGYSQASAEVDFAKVMERVHGAIAEIAPHDSVERYNDLGVEVFQEAACITSPWTVEVGDRTLTTRNIIIATGGRPKVPPIPGLEQMDLYTSETVWNLRERPERLLVIGGGLIGCELAQAFQRLGCQVIQIQRGERILPSEDPEVSELVMQSLLEDGVELLLRHNPESFARTGGVQQVTLRNLETDQCHTRHFDAVLVATGRAANTDGFGAQTLELALREDGTLETDDYLATRFPNIYAVGDVTGPYQLTHAASHQAWYAAVNALFGPFRRFRVDYRVMPHCVFTDPEVARVGLSETEARDQKVPFEVTRYELAELDRAIAEDARTGFVKVLTAPGKDRILGVTIVGEHAGELIAEYVLAMKHNLGLNKILGTVHSYPTMAEANKYAAGNWKKAHAPQKLLRWVGRFHKWRLD, encoded by the coding sequence TTGAAAGCCACCCGTTGGATACTGCTGTCGGTTATCGCCGTCTTGATCGTTCTGTTCATTGCCTTCGATGTGCATGAGTATCTGCGTCTCGAAGCGTTGAAAGCCCACCAGGCCGAGCTGGAAAGCTGGGTGGCCGAACGTCCTTGGACATCCGCCGGGGTGTTCATGGCCATCTACGTTCTCGTCACGGCGTTGTCGCTGCCCGGCGCCGCTGTGATGACGCTGGTCGGCGGCGCCCTGTTCGGTCTTGGCTGGGGTTTGCTGCTGGTGTCCTTCGCCTCCACCGTCGGCGCCACGCTGGCCATGCTCATCAGTCGCTTCTTTCTGCGGGGCTGGGTATCCCAACGGTTCGGCCGGCAACTGGAGCCGATCGACCGTGGCATCGAGCGCGACGGTGCTTTTTACCTTTTCGCGCTGCGCCTGGTCCCGGCGTTCCCGTTCTTCATCATCAACCTGGCGATGGGGCTGACCGGCATCCGCGTGCGGACCTTCTGGTGGGTCAGTCAGCTGGGCATGCTCCCGGGCACGCTGGTCTACGTGAATGCCGGTCGCGAGCTGGCGCAGGTGGAATCGCTCGGCGGCATCCTCTCCCCGGGGCTGATCGGCGCCTTCGTCCTGCTCGGCCTGTTTCCGCTGGTGGCGCGCAAGATCCTCGACTGGGTCAAGGCCCGAAGGGTCTACCGCGGCTGGCGCAAACCCGAACGATTCGATCGAAACCTGGTGGTGATTGGCGCCGGCAGTGGCGGATTGGTGAGTGCTTATATTGCCGCCGCGGTGAAGGCACAGGTCAGTCTCGTGGAAAAGAACGAGATGGGTGGTGACTGCCTGAATACCGGCTGCGTGCCTTCGAAGACCCTGATTCGCTCAGCTCGGCTGGCGGCGGACATCAAGCGCGCCCACCGCCTCGGCTACAGCCAGGCCAGCGCGGAAGTGGACTTCGCCAAGGTGATGGAACGCGTGCACGGCGCTATCGCCGAGATCGCGCCCCACGATTCGGTCGAGCGTTACAACGATCTAGGCGTTGAGGTATTCCAGGAGGCGGCGTGCATCACCTCGCCCTGGACGGTCGAGGTCGGGGACCGCACCCTGACCACACGCAACATCATCATCGCGACCGGCGGCAGGCCCAAAGTGCCACCGATTCCCGGCCTGGAGCAGATGGACCTCTATACCTCTGAAACCGTCTGGAATCTGCGCGAGCGTCCTGAACGCCTCCTGGTAATCGGCGGCGGGCTGATCGGCTGCGAGCTGGCGCAAGCTTTTCAGCGCCTGGGCTGCCAGGTGATACAGATCCAGCGTGGCGAACGAATACTACCCAGCGAGGACCCCGAGGTAAGCGAGTTGGTCATGCAATCGCTGCTGGAAGATGGCGTCGAACTGCTCCTTCGGCACAACCCCGAAAGCTTCGCTCGTACTGGTGGAGTTCAGCAGGTAACGCTGCGCAATCTGGAAACCGACCAGTGCCATACGCGCCACTTCGACGCCGTGCTGGTCGCCACCGGGCGCGCCGCAAACACTGACGGTTTTGGTGCACAGACGCTCGAACTCGCCCTGCGCGAAGATGGAACGCTGGAGACAGACGATTACCTGGCCACGCGTTTCCCGAACATCTATGCGGTTGGCGATGTGACCGGCCCCTACCAACTTACCCACGCCGCAAGCCATCAAGCCTGGTATGCCGCGGTCAATGCGTTGTTTGGTCCCTTCAGGCGTTTTCGCGTGGACTATCGGGTGATGCCGCATTGCGTGTTCACCGACCCGGAAGTGGCGCGAGTGGGGTTGTCCGAAACCGAAGCACGGGATCAGAAGGTTCCCTTCGAAGTGACTCGCTATGAACTCGCCGAACTGGATAGGGCCATAGCTGAAGACGCCAGGACCGGCTTCGTAAAGGTTCTCACGGCACCGGGCAAGGACCGCATTCTTGGCGTGACCATTGTCGGCGAGCATGCCGGCGAACTGATCGCCGAATACGTGCTGGCGATGAAGCACAACCTGGGGTTGAACAAGATACTCGGAACCGTGCACAGTTATCCGACCATGGCTGAAGCGAACAAGTACGCTGCAGGCAACTGGAAAAAAGCCCACGCGCCGCAAAAACTCCTGCGCTGGGTTGGCCGCTTTCACAAATGGAGACTGGATTGA
- a CDS encoding class I SAM-dependent methyltransferase, which translates to MRPIILAAMLLLPTVGLAQQPTVPTPQMDPEHQQALRQAIGSPTRSITNVVRDAYRNPEHTLAFFRVEPQHTVVEAWPGGGWYTEILAPYLEEEGKLIAAHFDPESTADYQRQSLESFEKKLDDPRGNYEHVEVTVLNYDPDTPIAEPGSADRVLTFRNVHNWLAAGMDESRLVFSKFHAALKPGGMLGVVEHQAQPGTELEQMIESGYVTQQLVTELAEEAGFELVGSTPVNQNPQDTKDHPEGVWTLPPTLKLGDENRTSYLAIGESDRMTLLFRKK; encoded by the coding sequence ATGCGACCGATCATCCTAGCAGCGATGTTGCTGTTACCGACTGTAGGCTTGGCGCAACAGCCGACCGTGCCGACGCCGCAAATGGATCCCGAACACCAGCAGGCGCTGCGCCAGGCTATAGGATCGCCTACCCGGTCGATCACCAACGTGGTCCGCGACGCCTACCGCAACCCTGAACACACCCTTGCCTTCTTTCGGGTAGAGCCGCAACACACGGTAGTCGAAGCCTGGCCGGGCGGAGGCTGGTATACGGAAATACTGGCGCCGTACCTGGAGGAAGAGGGCAAGCTGATCGCTGCTCACTTCGACCCTGAAAGTACTGCGGATTACCAGCGCCAGTCCTTGGAGAGTTTCGAGAAGAAGCTCGACGATCCGCGGGGCAATTACGAGCATGTCGAGGTGACCGTGCTGAACTACGATCCCGACACACCGATTGCCGAACCGGGGAGTGCGGACCGCGTTCTGACGTTCCGCAATGTTCACAACTGGCTGGCGGCCGGCATGGACGAGTCTCGACTGGTCTTCAGCAAATTTCACGCAGCGTTGAAGCCGGGCGGGATGCTGGGCGTTGTTGAGCACCAGGCCCAGCCCGGTACAGAGCTGGAGCAAATGATCGAAAGCGGCTACGTCACCCAGCAGCTGGTAACGGAACTGGCCGAGGAGGCTGGGTTCGAGCTGGTCGGCAGCACCCCGGTGAACCAGAATCCACAGGATACGAAAGATCACCCCGAGGGAGTCTGGACGTTGCCGCCCACACTGAAGCTGGGCGATGAAAACCGCACGTCCTACCTCGCTATCGGCGAAAGCGACCGGATGACACTGCTGTTCCGCAAGAAATGA
- the arsS gene encoding arsenosugar biosynthesis radical SAM (seleno)protein ArsS (Some members of this family are selenoproteins.), whose translation MRDTLPLLNELDFPAILRGTLQVLQVNLTYLCNQRCLHCHVNAGPTRTEAMSDEVIEALFAVIDAHPVKTLDLTGGAPEMHPRFRDIVCHARAADLQVIDRCNLTILSEPGFEDLARFLAENEVQVSASLPCYSRDNVDKQRGDGVFERSIAGLQQLNALGYGQTGSGLELNLVYNPQGPSLPPPQRALEADYKQHLLEDFGVRFNSLHTITNQPIARFGSTLVSKGQFNDYMQLLRDNYSEANVPGLMCRSQVSVDWQGYLYDCDFNQMLDLPAPLVARERSHLRDLLAARLEGRPIATRDHCFACTAGQGSSCGGALD comes from the coding sequence GTGCGCGATACGTTGCCGCTACTCAACGAACTCGACTTTCCTGCCATCCTGCGTGGAACGTTGCAGGTGCTGCAGGTAAACCTGACGTACCTGTGCAACCAGCGGTGTCTGCATTGCCATGTAAACGCCGGCCCGACGCGTACCGAGGCGATGTCCGATGAAGTCATCGAGGCGCTGTTTGCGGTTATCGATGCCCACCCGGTCAAGACGCTGGACCTCACCGGCGGCGCTCCGGAGATGCATCCACGATTCCGTGACATCGTCTGCCATGCACGCGCCGCTGATCTGCAGGTCATCGACCGCTGCAATCTGACGATACTCTCGGAGCCGGGATTTGAAGACCTGGCCCGGTTTCTTGCCGAGAACGAAGTCCAGGTCTCCGCCTCCCTGCCCTGCTATTCGCGTGACAACGTCGACAAGCAACGTGGCGACGGTGTGTTCGAGCGCAGCATCGCGGGGTTGCAGCAGCTCAACGCGCTGGGCTATGGGCAGACCGGCAGTGGTCTGGAGCTCAACCTGGTGTACAACCCGCAAGGCCCGAGCCTACCGCCGCCGCAGAGGGCTCTGGAGGCTGACTACAAACAGCATTTGCTCGAAGATTTCGGCGTCCGCTTCAATTCGCTGCACACGATTACCAACCAGCCAATCGCACGATTCGGTAGTACGTTGGTCAGCAAGGGGCAGTTCAACGATTACATGCAGCTGTTGCGCGACAACTACAGCGAAGCCAACGTGCCCGGGTTGATGTGCCGCTCGCAGGTGAGCGTGGACTGGCAGGGTTATCTGTACGACTGCGACTTCAACCAGATGCTCGACCTGCCGGCGCCACTGGTCGCCCGCGAACGGAGCCATCTACGCGACCTGCTGGCCGCACGACTCGAAGGCCGGCCGATCGCTACGCGCGATCATTGCTTCGCGTGCACTGCGGGACAGGGTTCCAGTTGCGGGGGCGCGCTGGACTAG